Genomic DNA from Candidatus Aegiribacteria sp.:
TCATTTACTTAACATGGTGGGGCTGAACAGATCGGATACTTCGGATTTTCCACCGGTAAGCATGCATGTGTAAGGTGCCTTTTCTCTTAAGGCAGCCAGCATTCTGTGAGCAATATTCCTGATATCCCACTGAGCGTGGGCGTCTTCCCGAAGCCTTGAATAATGGTAAAGCTCCCGGCCGTTCATACTAAGA
This window encodes:
- a CDS encoding FAD-dependent thymidylate synthase, producing the protein LSMNGRELYHYSRLREDAHAQWDIRNIAHRMLAALREKAPYTCMLTGGKSEVSDLFSPTMLSK